The Flammeovirga yaeyamensis genome segment GAAAGCTAATAATCAGATATATAATTTTTCGTTTTCAGAAAAGCCTATCCTTTCAGAGGATAGGCTTTTTAGTTTTTATATTTTTCCTAAGAGGCTAGAAATACAAATAATCCGGAGATGAAAACCAGCAATCCAGCAGCGGCAACAGTTGCCGTACCATAAGCCACAAGATCCTTTGCTAAATTACCTTTGCTCGGTAATGCAGCCGCACCATAGTGTCTCGTAGAGAAAGCTAAGCGAACTCTACGTTTTTTGTCTAATGACCAAGTGACCATTTGAGGGCTTAATTCTATCACAAGATCGAAATCTTCTCGAAGTTCTGCATCAGAGATTAGTCGTCTGAGAAACTTTTCTGTTTCGTGTTGTGATAGCTTTCCATCAAAGTAGTCCTCAATGAGCGAGATATTGTGAAATGATAGGTTTTCTAGGGTCTTCATCTGTATAAAGTAGTAGGGCAAATTATGTTATTCTGTAGATAAGAATAAGATAATAAAAAGCTACTTCAGAAGCCAATTTATTTGTGACGTTGTTCTAATATTTTAGTCACATCTTCTAAGCTGTAACCTTTTGCTCTTAATAATACAATATAATGGTATAATAAGTCAGCGGCTTCATTTAAGAATAAATCTTCGTTGTCATCTTTTGCTTCAATAACAAGTTCGACTGCTTCCTCCCCAACTTTTTGGGCTACCTTATTAATTCCTTTAGCAAAAAGGCTACTAGTGTAGGATGTATCCGAAGGATTTTCGTGTCTATCCTTAATCGTTTTTTCTAGTGCCTCTATAAATTCTAAAGCCATAGTCTTATTATTATAATTTATTTTATCTAAAAATGTTTTCTATAATCTATGAGATGCTTCCTCTAACCATTTGTGTGTAAGCTCTTAAGGCGGTTTTAAATTCCTCTCCAGCTTCTACTTTCTCTTTAATCCAAATGGCTGCGAAAGCATGTGTTAGTTGTTCGCCTTCGTCTTCTCCTTCGATAGTTATCTCTGGAGTTAGTTCTTCTGCAAGTGCTTCTTCAGCCGCTTGAAGTTGTTCAAGACTATAGGTCTCGACCAATTTTTTAATTACCGGTATTTTCATTATTTCAATTTTTCAATAAGTTCAACAACGGCGTCTTCTTTAGACATTGGTCCGCCTTCTACTAATTTCCCATCTTTAAAAATGGCAAAAAATGGAAGGTTATTTACGCCTGCCAAGGCTCTAGCTTCTGGACTCTCCTCAGCATTTACATCTAAGAAAGTAACTCCTTCGAACCTTTCGTCGCCAGATAATCGCTTAAACTTTGGTTTAAATAAACGACAGCTTCCGCACCATCCAGCAAAATATTTCACAACCACTTTATCATTCTCGGT includes the following:
- a CDS encoding DUF6952 family protein, translating into MKIPVIKKLVETYSLEQLQAAEEALAEELTPEITIEGEDEGEQLTHAFAAIWIKEKVEAGEEFKTALRAYTQMVRGSIS
- a CDS encoding thioredoxin family protein translates to MPVIDANDGNFNTLITENDKVVVKYFAGWCGSCRLFKPKFKRLSGDERFEGVTFLDVNAEESPEARALAGVNNLPFFAIFKDGKLVEGGPMSKEDAVVELIEKLK